A genomic window from Chitinophagaceae bacterium includes:
- a CDS encoding FdtA/QdtA family cupin domain-containing protein: MDQPHLISFKKIGQLEQGYISVFEFEKFLSFPVKRLFWTYHTPESVIRGKHAHYENIQVLIAAAGIINVTTETVEGHTVKFTLDNPNVGLYIPPLTWTILQYSHNAIQMALCSELYLEEDYIREYDQFQLLIKKKVE; the protein is encoded by the coding sequence ATGGATCAGCCACATCTTATTTCTTTTAAAAAAATTGGTCAGTTGGAGCAGGGATACATTTCAGTTTTTGAGTTTGAGAAATTCCTTTCCTTTCCTGTTAAGAGACTTTTTTGGACTTACCACACTCCTGAAAGTGTGATAAGAGGAAAACACGCGCATTATGAAAATATTCAGGTCTTAATTGCTGCTGCAGGCATTATCAATGTTACTACAGAAACCGTGGAGGGACATACAGTTAAATTTACGCTGGACAATCCCAATGTCGGACTATATATTCCACCACTTACCTGGACTATTCTGCAATATTCTCACAATGCCATACAGATGGCACTTTGTTCCGAGTTGTATCTTGAAGAGGATTATATCCGTGAATATGATCAATTCCAATTGCTAATTAAAAAAAAGGTTGAATGA
- a CDS encoding sulfotransferase domain-containing protein has product MHEFPNLFIPGAGKSGTTSLQWYLNQHPAIKMMEVKEPHFFSKDQQFNKGWDHYLNGYNTENFTFKYLGESSTTYFISENAIERIHTNIHRPKFIFLLRNPIDRIQSHYNWIRTIGERLKPFKEEVTADIGHPFDADHAIKNYFYKNYLEFSSYGKWLQKYFDVFGKDNCYVMLTENLDENPLVALNNCFSFLNVPALDAIIPVSENKTKEFFYTEQPRRITSIGKRLLPERLRKKITASRVLPFSTTKKIKVPAPTYYASNEERQWLHSLLSEDFFLLKKITDLDFSIWEDFN; this is encoded by the coding sequence ATGCATGAGTTTCCAAACCTTTTTATTCCCGGTGCAGGGAAATCAGGAACCACATCGCTCCAATGGTATCTCAACCAGCATCCAGCAATAAAAATGATGGAGGTTAAAGAGCCACACTTTTTCTCGAAGGATCAGCAATTCAATAAAGGTTGGGATCATTACCTGAATGGATACAATACTGAAAATTTCACTTTCAAATATCTTGGTGAATCAAGCACCACCTATTTCATATCTGAAAATGCCATCGAAAGAATTCACACAAACATTCATCGTCCGAAATTTATCTTCCTGTTAAGAAATCCAATCGACAGAATTCAATCACATTATAACTGGATACGCACAATAGGTGAACGTTTGAAACCATTCAAAGAAGAAGTTACCGCAGATATTGGACATCCATTTGATGCTGATCATGCTATTAAGAATTACTTCTACAAAAATTACCTTGAGTTTAGCAGTTATGGGAAATGGCTGCAAAAATATTTTGATGTTTTCGGAAAAGACAATTGCTATGTAATGCTCACGGAAAATCTGGATGAAAATCCATTGGTGGCGCTGAACAACTGTTTCAGTTTTTTAAACGTTCCGGCCTTGGATGCCATTATTCCAGTTAGTGAAAACAAGACAAAAGAATTTTTTTACACCGAACAACCCCGCAGAATTACTTCCATTGGCAAAAGATTACTTCCGGAAAGATTAAGGAAAAAAATTACCGCTTCCCGGGTTTTGCCTTTTTCAACAACAAAAAAAATTAAAGTACCTGCGCCGACTTACTATGCATCTAACGAAGAACGGCAATGGTTACACTCTTTACTTAGTGAAGATTTCTTCCTTTTAAAAAAAATTACTGACCTTGATTTCTCAATCTGGGAGGACTTTAATTAA